In the Deinococcus ficus genome, one interval contains:
- a CDS encoding thioredoxin domain-containing protein — translation MNRLAQESSPYLLQHRDNPVDWYPWGDEAFAEARRRDVPVLLSVGYSTCHWCHVMAHESFEDAQTAAQMNRDFVNVKVDREERPDVDAVYMTATQALTGQGGWPMTVFLTPDREPFYAGTYFPPQEGYGLPSFRRVLASIADVWVNRRGQALENAQALTAHLKDLGQPRGSAGGLPDGALARAVEHLRRVFDETLGGFGDAPKFPAPTTLDFLLTQPAGRDMALHTLRAMGRGGIHDHLGGGFHRYSVDAQWLVPHFEKMLYDNAQLTRTLLRAHQLTGDEEFADLARRTLAYLEREMLSPTGGFYSAQDADTPTEHGGVEGLTFTWTPEEIREVLGGGADLALRYFNVTPDGNFRDPHRPEYGSRSVLHTPTSASALARDLGEDVGARLADLRARLLAARQARTQPGTDDKVLTSWNGLALAAFSDAARILGEPHHLDVARRNADFMHRELRLPDGTLRHSFKEGQARVEGLLEDHALYALGLVALFQAGGDLAHLRWARELWEISRRDFWDDAAGVFYATGGRAETLLTRQAPGFDSAVISDNAAAALLAVWMHRYFADEAARTIAERTVNAFAADLLAAASGFGGLWQAAAFLAAPHLELAIVGTPEDRVPLEREAARHYLPFVALTPAEEGGDLPVLEGRPGGGQAYLCLNHACRLPTRDPEGLAGQLREVTAGAVTPDRNAGS, via the coding sequence ATGAACCGCCTCGCCCAGGAGTCCAGCCCTTACCTGCTGCAGCACCGGGACAACCCGGTGGACTGGTATCCGTGGGGGGACGAGGCCTTCGCGGAGGCGCGGCGGCGGGACGTGCCGGTGCTGCTCAGCGTGGGGTACTCCACCTGCCACTGGTGTCACGTGATGGCGCACGAGTCCTTTGAGGACGCGCAGACGGCCGCGCAGATGAACCGCGACTTCGTGAACGTGAAGGTGGACCGCGAGGAACGCCCGGACGTGGACGCGGTGTACATGACGGCCACGCAGGCCCTGACCGGGCAGGGCGGCTGGCCGATGACGGTGTTTCTCACGCCGGACCGCGAGCCGTTCTACGCCGGGACGTACTTTCCACCGCAGGAGGGGTACGGCCTGCCCAGCTTCCGGCGGGTGCTGGCGAGCATCGCGGACGTCTGGGTCAATCGCCGGGGGCAGGCGCTGGAAAACGCGCAGGCACTGACCGCGCACCTGAAGGACCTGGGCCAGCCGAGAGGGAGCGCAGGTGGCCTGCCGGACGGCGCCCTGGCGCGGGCCGTGGAGCACCTGCGGCGCGTGTTCGACGAGACTCTGGGGGGCTTTGGCGACGCGCCCAAGTTCCCGGCGCCCACCACGCTGGACTTCCTGCTCACCCAGCCGGCCGGGCGGGACATGGCGCTGCACACCCTGCGGGCCATGGGCCGGGGCGGCATTCACGATCACCTGGGCGGCGGCTTTCACCGGTACAGCGTGGACGCGCAGTGGCTGGTGCCGCACTTCGAGAAGATGCTGTACGACAACGCGCAGCTCACCCGCACGCTGCTGCGCGCCCACCAGCTGACCGGCGATGAGGAGTTCGCGGACCTCGCACGGCGGACCCTGGCGTACCTGGAACGCGAGATGCTCTCCCCCACCGGCGGCTTTTACAGCGCGCAGGATGCCGACACGCCCACCGAGCATGGCGGCGTGGAGGGCCTGACCTTCACCTGGACCCCCGAAGAAATCCGCGAGGTGCTGGGCGGTGGGGCCGATCTGGCCCTGCGGTACTTCAACGTGACCCCGGACGGCAATTTCCGTGACCCTCACCGGCCCGAGTACGGCAGCCGCAGCGTGCTGCACACCCCCACTTCCGCCAGCGCCCTGGCCCGCGACCTGGGGGAGGACGTGGGGGCCCGGCTGGCCGACCTCCGCGCGCGGCTCCTCGCGGCGCGGCAGGCCCGGACGCAGCCCGGCACCGACGACAAGGTGCTCACCTCCTGGAACGGGCTGGCGCTGGCCGCCTTCTCGGACGCCGCGCGCATCCTAGGTGAACCCCACCACCTGGATGTCGCGCGCCGCAACGCCGACTTCATGCACCGGGAGCTGCGCCTGCCGGACGGCACCCTGCGCCACAGCTTCAAGGAAGGGCAGGCGCGGGTGGAGGGCCTGCTGGAAGACCACGCCCTGTACGCGCTGGGGCTGGTGGCGCTGTTCCAGGCGGGCGGGGACCTCGCGCACCTGCGCTGGGCGCGGGAGTTGTGGGAGATCAGCCGCCGCGACTTCTGGGACGACGCGGCCGGCGTGTTCTACGCCACCGGCGGCCGCGCCGAGACATTGCTCACGCGGCAGGCGCCGGGCTTCGACTCGGCAGTCATCAGCGACAACGCGGCGGCGGCCCTGCTGGCCGTGTGGATGCACCGCTACTTCGCGGACGAGGCCGCGCGGACCATCGCGGAACGCACCGTGAACGCCTTCGCCGCCGACCTTCTGGCGGCCGCCAGCGGCTTCGGCGGGCTGTGGCAGGCCGCAGCCTTCCTGGCCGCCCCGCACCTGGAACTGGCGATCGTCGGCACACCGGAGGACCGCGTCCCGCTGGAACGCGAGGCGGCGCGGCATTACCTGCCGTTCGTGGCCCTGACCCCTGCCGAGGAAGGGGGCGACCTCCCGGTGCTGGAAGGCCGCCCCGGGGGCGGACAGGCGTACCTGTGCCTGAATCACGCCTGCCGGCTGCCCACGCGTGACCCGGAAGGGCTGGCCGGTCAGCTGCGCGAGGTCACGGCCGGGGCGGTCACTCCGGACCGGAACGCGGGAAGCTGA
- a CDS encoding N-acetylmuramoyl-L-alanine amidase, whose protein sequence is MHQSFTLSRILLTALLLTAGSGLAQTAPASASPAATGTLLPPVSDAPIYVAYPADKYTVAFTHVLVEGSVKPSATLTLNGQPVDVGTDGLFIEWVALQPGANALTLESTLGGVTSSRVLTVTRAASAPLTGAAQIAPASLQPAADRILYVQPANLEMRAVPVAFTGTAGGKATFRVGDLGPFPMAETAPGQYAGTFLLPAALAAAPVSVTLTAADGTAATADSKGKLAVTGSGPRVAEVSAAIPGRGLNAGTFVWRNGAGRNYVVYPRPGAQTVVIGEDGSTYIVQASSTLTLNAPKTTLTLRPEGTPLPRAVFTTIGVKNAGTHTEVNLQLPAKVPFTVEQQVSGSASSLDLRLFHTVADVDYIVSDAPGGIVRDVRWTQDADGVARVHVDLNGVPWGYDATYQSGSTLTLRVRNAPTLDARRPLEGRVIVIDPGHGGDEFGGAGPLRVPEKNIDLAVGLRVAELLRAKGATVHLTRTADVTTPIYDRPLLAEEKNAELLVSIHANALPDGVDPRTKRGAGVYYYHPQARALADAIQGSFLSSMPDLGNDGVHYQNLALARPTTQLSVLVEMAFLTDKGNLRLMMDDVGRERLAQTITLGIERFYRDAALAQPRR, encoded by the coding sequence ATGCACCAGAGCTTCACTCTCTCCCGCATCCTGCTCACCGCGCTGCTGCTCACCGCCGGTTCCGGCCTCGCCCAGACCGCGCCCGCCAGCGCGTCCCCCGCCGCCACTGGCACCCTGCTGCCGCCCGTCAGCGACGCGCCCATCTACGTCGCGTACCCCGCCGACAAGTACACGGTGGCGTTCACGCACGTCCTCGTGGAGGGCAGCGTGAAGCCCAGCGCGACCCTCACCCTGAACGGCCAGCCGGTGGACGTCGGCACGGACGGCCTGTTCATCGAATGGGTGGCCCTGCAGCCCGGCGCGAACGCCCTGACCCTGGAATCCACGCTGGGCGGCGTGACCAGCAGCCGCGTGCTGACCGTGACCAGGGCTGCCTCCGCCCCTCTGACCGGTGCGGCGCAGATCGCCCCGGCCAGCCTGCAGCCGGCCGCCGACCGCATTCTGTACGTGCAGCCCGCCAACCTGGAGATGCGGGCGGTGCCCGTGGCCTTCACCGGCACCGCCGGCGGGAAGGCCACCTTCAGGGTCGGGGACCTCGGCCCATTCCCGATGGCCGAAACCGCCCCCGGGCAGTACGCGGGCACGTTCCTGCTGCCGGCCGCCCTGGCCGCCGCGCCGGTCAGCGTCACCCTCACCGCCGCCGACGGCACGGCCGCCACCGCCGACTCCAAGGGCAAACTCGCCGTGACCGGCAGCGGCCCGCGCGTGGCCGAGGTGAGCGCCGCCATTCCCGGGCGCGGCCTGAACGCCGGGACCTTCGTGTGGCGCAACGGCGCCGGCCGCAACTACGTGGTGTACCCCCGCCCCGGCGCGCAGACGGTCGTGATCGGCGAGGACGGCAGCACCTATATCGTGCAGGCCAGCAGCACCCTCACCCTGAACGCCCCGAAAACCACCCTCACCCTGCGCCCCGAGGGCACGCCCCTCCCGCGCGCGGTGTTCACCACCATCGGCGTGAAAAACGCCGGCACGCACACCGAGGTGAACCTGCAACTGCCCGCGAAGGTGCCCTTCACCGTGGAACAGCAGGTGAGTGGCAGCGCGTCCAGCCTGGACCTGCGGCTCTTCCACACCGTGGCCGACGTGGACTACATCGTGTCCGACGCGCCCGGCGGCATCGTGCGGGACGTCCGCTGGACCCAGGACGCCGACGGCGTCGCCCGCGTGCACGTGGACCTCAACGGCGTGCCCTGGGGCTACGACGCCACCTACCAGTCCGGCAGCACCCTGACCCTGCGCGTGCGCAACGCCCCCACCCTGGACGCCCGCCGGCCGCTGGAGGGCCGCGTGATCGTGATCGACCCCGGACACGGCGGGGACGAGTTCGGCGGCGCCGGCCCCCTGCGCGTCCCGGAGAAGAACATCGACCTCGCCGTGGGCCTGCGCGTGGCCGAACTGCTGCGCGCCAAAGGCGCCACCGTGCACCTCACCCGCACCGCGGACGTCACCACGCCCATCTATGACCGCCCCCTGCTCGCCGAGGAGAAAAACGCCGAGCTGCTGGTCAGCATTCACGCCAATGCCCTCCCGGACGGCGTGGACCCCCGCACCAAACGCGGCGCGGGCGTGTACTACTACCACCCCCAGGCCCGCGCCCTGGCCGACGCCATCCAGGGCAGCTTCCTGAGCAGCATGCCGGACCTCGGCAACGACGGCGTGCACTACCAGAACCTCGCCCTGGCCCGGCCCACCACGCAGCTGAGCGTGCTCGTCGAGATGGCCTTCCTCACTGACAAGGGCAACCTGCGCCTGATGATGGACGACGTCGGCCGGGAACGCCTCGCGCAGACCATCACCCTGGGCATCGAGCGCTTCTACCGCGACGCCGCCCTCGCCCAGCCCCGCCGGTAG